One segment of Amycolatopsis alba DSM 44262 DNA contains the following:
- a CDS encoding SGNH/GDSL hydrolase family protein produces MYGFDSYVAIGDSFTEGLNDDLPDGTFRGWADRLAEILAEGRPDFQYANLALRGKMLDEILEEQLPIALAVKPDLVTLCAGGNDIIVPGADVDAVAARLEAGVAKLREAGIPVLIFNGPDTKYLSVMHVLRGKVGIYNAHLWAIADRHGAKMVDMWAMAPLHDRRAWSDDRLHFTPEAHRRIALRAAEVLGVPVADDWREPWPASEQPSTWITSRRSDLEWTKAHLLPWIRRQLKGESMGDGLSPKRPELAPLLPLEQIESAAVPLPAEQLREIHHHAS; encoded by the coding sequence GTGTACGGATTCGACAGCTACGTGGCGATCGGTGACAGCTTCACCGAAGGACTCAACGATGATCTGCCCGACGGCACGTTCAGGGGCTGGGCGGACAGGCTGGCCGAGATCCTGGCCGAAGGCAGGCCCGATTTCCAGTACGCGAACCTCGCCCTCCGCGGGAAGATGCTCGACGAGATCCTCGAAGAGCAGTTGCCGATCGCGCTCGCGGTGAAGCCCGACCTGGTCACCCTGTGCGCGGGCGGGAACGACATCATCGTGCCCGGCGCGGACGTGGACGCCGTCGCCGCGCGGCTGGAGGCGGGGGTCGCCAAGCTGCGCGAGGCCGGGATCCCGGTGCTCATCTTCAACGGCCCGGACACCAAGTACCTGTCCGTGATGCACGTCCTGCGGGGGAAGGTCGGCATCTACAACGCGCATCTGTGGGCGATCGCCGACCGGCACGGCGCCAAGATGGTCGATATGTGGGCGATGGCCCCGCTGCACGACCGTCGCGCCTGGAGCGACGACAGGCTGCATTTCACCCCCGAGGCCCACCGGCGGATCGCGCTGCGCGCGGCCGAGGTCCTCGGCGTCCCGGTCGCCGACGACTGGCGTGAGCCGTGGCCGGCGTCCGAGCAGCCGAGTACCTGGATCACCTCGCGCCGGTCCGACCTCGAGTGGACGAAGGCGCACCTGCTGCCGTGGATCCGGCGTCAGCTCAAGGGCGAGTCCATGGGCGACGGCCTGTCCCCGAAGCGCCCCGAGCTCGCTCCGCTGCTCCCGCTGGAGCAGATCGAGTCGGCGGCCGTCCCGCTCCCGGCCGAGCAGCTGCGGGAGATCCACCACCACGCGAGCTGA
- a CDS encoding GntR family transcriptional regulator, with protein MLETTTASEAGATAGMRGQREPKYWALKQHLLDLLDALPPGSPIPTERALAGEFTVSRTTVRQALADLTAEGRLHRVQGKGTFAAEPKLAQRLQLSSYTEDMRKQGLKPSSKLLEIDELPVEADLAKLLGIRVGAKILRLRRLRLADSQPMALETTHLPLGRFRGLRKHVSAGGSLYAVLREHYGVELERAEETIETALAGPHEAEMLGADVGMPMLLLSRHSYATDGKPVEFARAIYRGDRYKFVTTLLP; from the coding sequence ATGTTGGAGACAACCACCGCGAGTGAGGCGGGCGCTACGGCAGGGATGCGCGGGCAACGCGAACCCAAGTACTGGGCGCTGAAACAGCATCTGCTCGACCTGCTCGACGCGTTGCCGCCGGGCTCGCCGATTCCGACGGAACGGGCGCTCGCCGGGGAATTCACCGTTTCGCGCACCACGGTCCGGCAGGCGCTCGCCGACCTGACCGCCGAGGGCAGGCTCCACCGCGTGCAGGGCAAGGGCACCTTCGCCGCCGAGCCGAAACTCGCGCAGCGTCTCCAGTTGTCGTCCTACACCGAGGACATGCGCAAGCAGGGCCTCAAGCCTTCGTCCAAGCTGCTGGAGATCGACGAACTGCCCGTCGAGGCGGATCTGGCGAAACTTCTCGGAATCCGCGTCGGCGCGAAGATTCTTCGTCTTCGCCGTCTCCGGCTGGCCGATTCGCAGCCGATGGCGCTCGAGACCACGCATCTCCCACTCGGCCGGTTCCGCGGTTTGCGCAAACACGTTTCCGCAGGTGGTTCGCTGTACGCCGTGCTGCGGGAGCACTACGGCGTCGAGCTGGAAAGGGCCGAGGAAACGATCGAGACCGCGCTCGCCGGACCGCACGAAGCGGAGATGCTCGGCGCCGACGTCGGAATGCCGATGTTGCTCCTTTCGAGGCATTCTTACGCCACCGACGGAAAACCGGTCGAGTTCGCGCGCGCGATCTACCGGGGAGACCGTTACAAATTCGTCACCACGTTGCTTCCCTGA
- a CDS encoding OmpA family protein: protein MPGTRWSRLLPTALLVTLALTAISVWSTSDDIEAGLTARAKNALADVGVSGGQVTFSGRDANLTGFPPDKAAQAMDAIQRIDGVRTVEISGDTAPPAGPVTTGGEPSGPPPAPPSPPPSSTAPAKPTDKAGFQAEIDRLLAATPITFEPDGTELTPDGERGALEIAKLLTDAPRELRFRITGTVATGSDKRLSLNRALTVERLLERNGVKRDQAYSTQRRTSDGASGEGRRVDIKAEQR, encoded by the coding sequence ATGCCCGGTACACGCTGGAGCCGCTTGCTGCCTACAGCGCTGCTGGTCACGCTCGCCTTGACGGCGATTTCCGTCTGGTCGACCTCGGACGACATCGAGGCCGGCCTGACTGCGCGCGCGAAGAACGCGCTTGCCGACGTCGGCGTCTCCGGTGGCCAGGTGACCTTCTCCGGCCGCGACGCGAACCTCACCGGCTTCCCGCCGGACAAGGCCGCGCAGGCGATGGACGCCATCCAGCGGATCGACGGGGTCCGCACGGTCGAGATCTCCGGCGACACCGCCCCGCCCGCCGGACCGGTGACCACCGGCGGTGAGCCGTCCGGCCCGCCGCCCGCTCCGCCGAGCCCGCCGCCCAGCTCGACGGCTCCGGCCAAGCCGACGGACAAGGCCGGTTTCCAGGCCGAGATCGATCGCCTGCTGGCCGCCACCCCGATCACCTTCGAACCGGACGGCACCGAACTCACCCCGGACGGCGAGCGCGGCGCGCTGGAGATCGCGAAGCTGCTCACGGACGCGCCACGCGAACTGCGGTTCCGGATCACCGGAACGGTGGCGACCGGTTCGGACAAGAGGCTTTCGCTGAACCGGGCATTGACGGTGGAGCGGCTGCTGGAACGCAACGGGGTCAAACGCGACCAGGCGTACTCCACCCAACGCAGGACCTCCGACGGCGCGAGCGGCGAGGGCCGCCGCGTCGACATCAAGGCAGAACAGAGGTGA
- a CDS encoding MFS transporter: MTDTAAGIRWGTPVARGVLATTIVGSGMAMLDGTIVNVALPRIGEELKASVAGLQWILDGYLLALAALILVAGSLGDRYGRRRMFVVGVIWFGIASGLCAAATTTEMLVAMRILQGIGGALLTPGSLAILQASFAHDDRARAIGAWSGLGGIAAAIGPLLGGVLVQVWSWRLAFLINLPLAAVCVLLARRYVPESRDEEATGHPDFTAAAVGAIGLAGLTGALVEAPGRGIGDVVVLVAIVLGVAGLGAFLVIQHRSADPLVPPKLFRDRTFSLANALTFVVYAALGGVMMLMVMQLQVSLGYSPTAAGLAGLPITVIMLLFSGRSGALAQRIGPRAQLVIGPILVGVGMLLLMRVGPGASYLGSVLPAVVVFGAGLATVVAPVTATVLAAAPDRYAGVASGVNNAIARSGGLLAIAVLPAVAGLSGAAYTDPVALTAGWRTALLVCAALAIGGGLIALGIHNGVLDTPASPDVETDESPHPGECLHCGVDSPPTHVRPAGHA, from the coding sequence ATGACTGACACGGCGGCGGGAATCCGCTGGGGGACGCCGGTGGCGCGCGGGGTACTCGCGACGACCATCGTGGGCTCGGGCATGGCGATGCTCGACGGGACGATCGTCAACGTCGCGCTGCCGAGGATCGGCGAAGAACTCAAGGCGTCCGTCGCGGGCCTGCAATGGATCCTCGACGGCTACCTGCTCGCGCTCGCCGCGCTGATCCTCGTCGCCGGTTCACTCGGCGACCGCTACGGCCGCCGCCGCATGTTCGTCGTCGGCGTCATCTGGTTCGGGATCGCGTCCGGGCTGTGCGCCGCCGCGACCACGACCGAGATGCTCGTCGCGATGCGGATCCTCCAAGGGATCGGGGGAGCTTTGCTCACGCCCGGCTCGCTCGCGATCCTCCAGGCGTCCTTCGCCCACGACGACCGGGCCCGCGCGATCGGCGCCTGGTCCGGGCTCGGCGGCATCGCGGCCGCGATCGGCCCCCTGCTCGGCGGCGTGCTGGTGCAGGTGTGGTCGTGGCGGCTGGCGTTTCTGATCAACCTGCCGCTGGCCGCCGTCTGCGTCCTGCTCGCCCGGCGCTACGTGCCCGAGTCCCGCGACGAGGAGGCGACCGGGCATCCGGACTTCACCGCGGCCGCCGTCGGCGCGATCGGGCTCGCCGGGCTCACCGGCGCGCTGGTCGAGGCACCCGGACGCGGCATCGGCGACGTCGTCGTCCTGGTGGCCATCGTGCTCGGCGTCGCGGGGCTGGGCGCGTTCCTGGTGATCCAGCACCGCTCGGCCGACCCGCTGGTGCCGCCGAAACTGTTCCGCGACCGGACGTTCAGCCTCGCCAACGCGCTGACCTTCGTCGTCTACGCGGCCCTCGGCGGCGTGATGATGCTGATGGTCATGCAGCTGCAGGTTTCGCTGGGCTACTCGCCGACCGCGGCCGGACTCGCCGGGCTGCCGATCACCGTCATCATGCTGCTGTTCTCCGGCCGGTCTGGCGCGCTCGCGCAGCGGATCGGGCCGCGTGCGCAACTGGTCATCGGCCCGATCCTGGTCGGCGTCGGCATGCTCCTGCTGATGCGCGTCGGGCCGGGGGCGTCGTACCTCGGGTCGGTGCTGCCCGCCGTCGTCGTATTCGGTGCCGGGCTGGCGACGGTCGTCGCCCCGGTGACCGCGACGGTCCTCGCCGCCGCGCCGGACCGGTACGCCGGCGTCGCCTCCGGGGTCAACAACGCCATCGCCCGGTCCGGCGGCCTGCTCGCGATCGCCGTGCTGCCCGCCGTCGCCGGGCTCTCCGGCGCCGCCTACACCGACCCGGTCGCGCTGACCGCGGGCTGGCGGACCGCGTTGCTGGTGTGCGCGGCGCTGGCGATCGGCGGCGGGCTGATCGCGCTCGGCATCCACAACGGCGTCCTCGACACGCCTGCTTCCCCTGACGTCGAGACCGACGAGTCACCGCATCCGGGTGAATGTCTCCACTGCGGCGTCGACTCGCCGCCCACGCACGTCCGGCCCGCCGGTCACGCGTGA
- a CDS encoding SIS domain-containing protein, translating into MTEQRPGEHMAAEISQQPAILAGIVERQAEIAEVAEAISKRPPRFALLAARGSSDHAALYAKYLIEVLLGLPCGLVSPSTATLYGARPDLRDVLFITVSQSGGSPDLIEVTETARRQGALTVSVTNTPESPLRAAAELGVDIGAGLEKAVAATKTYSATLLSLYLLIDAVRGGKGEDAGKLGELAQQTLDGADEGVQRAVDRYRFVDRVLTTGRGYSYASALEGSLKLAETSYLAARAYSGADLLHGPVAAVDGETAVLAVTSQGHGVGAMQEVLEAVGKRGADVLAVGSASADVPAALRIGVAPSAEELAPILEILPIQRIALGLSLARGGDPDSPRGLLKVTKTR; encoded by the coding sequence ATGACCGAACAGCGCCCCGGCGAGCACATGGCCGCGGAGATCTCCCAGCAACCCGCCATTCTGGCAGGAATCGTGGAGCGACAGGCCGAAATCGCCGAGGTGGCCGAAGCCATCTCCAAGCGCCCGCCCAGGTTCGCACTGCTCGCCGCCCGTGGCTCCAGCGACCACGCAGCCCTGTATGCGAAGTACCTGATCGAAGTACTCCTCGGTCTCCCCTGCGGTCTCGTCTCGCCCTCCACCGCGACTTTGTACGGCGCCCGTCCCGATCTGCGGGACGTTCTCTTCATCACAGTAAGCCAAAGCGGTGGTTCCCCGGATCTCATCGAGGTCACCGAAACCGCGCGCCGCCAGGGAGCGCTGACCGTCTCGGTCACCAACACCCCGGAGTCGCCGCTGCGCGCGGCCGCCGAGCTCGGCGTCGACATCGGCGCGGGGCTGGAAAAGGCCGTGGCCGCCACGAAGACGTACTCGGCCACCTTGCTCTCCCTTTACCTGCTGATCGACGCGGTCCGCGGTGGCAAGGGCGAGGACGCGGGGAAGCTGGGCGAACTCGCCCAGCAGACCCTCGACGGCGCCGACGAAGGCGTCCAGCGCGCGGTGGACCGGTACCGCTTCGTCGACCGCGTGCTCACCACCGGCCGCGGCTACTCCTACGCCTCGGCGCTGGAGGGTTCTCTGAAGCTGGCCGAAACCAGCTACCTCGCGGCCCGCGCGTACAGCGGCGCGGACCTGTTGCACGGCCCGGTCGCCGCGGTCGACGGCGAGACAGCGGTGCTCGCCGTGACGAGCCAGGGCCACGGTGTCGGCGCGATGCAGGAGGTCCTCGAGGCCGTCGGCAAACGCGGCGCGGACGTGCTCGCGGTCGGCTCGGCTTCCGCCGACGTCCCCGCGGCGCTGCGGATCGGGGTCGCCCCGTCCGCCGAAGAGCTCGCCCCGATCCTGGAGATCCTGCCGATCCAGCGGATCGCGCTCGGCCTTTCGCTGGCGCGCGGCGGTGACCCGGACAGCCCCCGCGGGCTGCTCAAGGTGACCAAGACGCGGTGA
- a CDS encoding N-acetylglucosamine kinase: MTHVIGVDAGGTSTRAIAVDASGVVLGTGRAGGANPNSHPPSEAAARIASAITGALGGLDPAETAACVVGMAGVSKLSDPAIAGIFETAWRDLGISPVRTVPDPEVAYASATSAPDGSVLVAGTGSIACRVRGRRVVSTAGGYGWLLGDEGSAYWLGREAVRSTLDVLSRGGEPGPLARAVLAEALGPSVMDSVDSPGDRATLWRALITSANSEAPIRLAGFAPFVSEADREGDPAAGRITDDAAALLVTNVMAARDPGETTPIVLVGSVLSPDGPVGAKVRAELAGYEVLTSTDGVLGAAWLAAVDAYGEDTPRPVPAWKNTKKTP; encoded by the coding sequence GTGACCCACGTCATCGGTGTGGACGCCGGAGGCACGTCGACGCGAGCGATCGCCGTCGACGCCTCCGGCGTCGTGCTCGGCACCGGGCGCGCGGGTGGGGCGAACCCCAACTCCCATCCGCCGTCCGAAGCCGCGGCGAGGATCGCGAGCGCGATCACCGGCGCGCTGGGCGGACTGGACCCGGCGGAGACCGCGGCGTGCGTCGTCGGCATGGCGGGGGTCAGCAAACTGAGCGATCCGGCGATCGCGGGGATCTTCGAAACCGCTTGGCGGGATTTGGGGATCAGTCCGGTGCGGACGGTCCCCGACCCCGAGGTCGCCTACGCGTCGGCCACTTCCGCGCCGGACGGTTCGGTCCTCGTGGCGGGCACCGGGTCGATCGCCTGCCGGGTCCGCGGCAGGCGCGTGGTTTCCACCGCCGGCGGCTACGGCTGGTTGCTGGGTGACGAAGGCTCGGCGTACTGGCTCGGCCGTGAAGCCGTTCGCTCCACTTTGGATGTTCTGAGCCGTGGCGGCGAACCCGGCCCGCTCGCGCGCGCCGTTCTCGCCGAGGCGCTCGGTCCGTCCGTAATGGACTCAGTGGACTCACCCGGCGATCGGGCCACGCTGTGGCGCGCGCTCATCACGAGCGCCAACTCCGAGGCGCCGATCCGGCTCGCCGGATTCGCCCCGTTCGTCAGCGAGGCCGACCGCGAAGGCGACCCGGCGGCGGGCCGGATCACCGACGACGCGGCCGCCCTGCTGGTGACCAACGTCATGGCCGCGCGTGATCCCGGCGAGACCACGCCGATCGTCCTCGTCGGCAGCGTGCTGTCGCCGGACGGCCCGGTCGGGGCGAAAGTCCGTGCCGAACTCGCCGGGTACGAGGTCCTGACCAGCACCGACGGGGTACTGGGTGCCGCGTGGCTCGCCGCCGTCGACGCCTATGGGGAAGACACGCCGCGTCCGGTGCCGGCCTGGAAAAACACCAAAAAAACGCCCTAA
- a CDS encoding DUF4190 domain-containing protein, whose product MPTDPPLPHPQATRYGPGFATHGTRHKKPKNGLVIAGFLVGLVALGVAFVPIAGVAAWPLAVTGLVLSVIGLTKIKKGEADKKGMGIAGLALSIAGLLAASGLLVYTNFFATGRSGLHIPAAAGDKNTVEFVVSASGGATVRFGSLNDQRSETTPASTDEWRGTASFNSGDYLLTVTADTRNASVSNQISCTIRVNGQKVAENKGQTIALCTASTG is encoded by the coding sequence ATGCCGACCGATCCACCTCTCCCGCACCCGCAGGCCACTCGCTACGGACCTGGGTTCGCCACGCACGGAACCCGGCACAAGAAGCCCAAGAACGGCCTGGTCATCGCCGGTTTCCTGGTCGGGCTGGTGGCACTCGGGGTCGCCTTCGTCCCGATCGCCGGAGTCGCCGCATGGCCGCTCGCCGTGACCGGATTGGTTCTTTCCGTAATCGGTTTGACCAAAATCAAGAAGGGCGAAGCCGACAAGAAGGGAATGGGGATCGCGGGGCTCGCGCTTTCCATTGCCGGTTTGCTGGCCGCGAGCGGGTTACTGGTCTACACCAACTTCTTCGCCACCGGTCGGTCCGGACTGCACATCCCGGCGGCCGCGGGCGACAAGAACACCGTCGAGTTCGTCGTCAGCGCCTCCGGTGGCGCGACCGTCCGGTTCGGTTCGCTCAACGACCAGCGGAGCGAGACGACCCCGGCCAGCACCGACGAATGGCGTGGCACGGCGTCCTTCAACTCGGGCGACTACCTGCTCACCGTCACCGCGGACACCCGGAACGCGTCGGTCAGCAACCAGATCTCCTGCACGATCCGGGTCAACGGCCAGAAGGTGGCGGAGAACAAGGGCCAGACCATCGCCCTGTGCACCGCGAGCACCGGCTGA
- a CDS encoding DUF6932 family protein, with amino-acid sequence MALPHWTPHNLLPPGRHPADLADVYERLVFDAPHQNDREILFSALNGYLGVARRIMPTGRAWIGGALTARTPHAPLGLDVVLIPDEWGALKRLDDAGRSALYGLFTLRGVIVGQPAMYLDQVQPVGGMLDGFLCRPGDEEIWEEVWASGGRGIPEVIW; translated from the coding sequence TTGGCGCTCCCCCATTGGACGCCGCACAACCTGCTGCCTCCGGGCCGCCATCCCGCTGACCTGGCCGATGTCTACGAGCGGCTGGTCTTCGACGCGCCGCATCAGAACGACCGGGAGATCCTGTTCAGCGCGCTGAACGGCTACCTGGGAGTCGCCCGGCGGATCATGCCGACCGGCCGCGCGTGGATCGGCGGCGCGCTGACCGCCAGGACCCCGCACGCGCCGCTCGGGCTCGACGTGGTGCTGATCCCGGACGAATGGGGCGCGCTCAAACGGCTCGACGACGCGGGCCGCTCGGCGCTGTACGGGCTGTTCACGCTGCGCGGGGTCATCGTCGGCCAGCCCGCCATGTATCTCGACCAGGTCCAGCCCGTCGGCGGCATGCTCGACGGCTTCCTCTGCCGCCCCGGCGACGAGGAGATCTGGGAAGAAGTCTGGGCATCGGGTGGCAGGGGAATTCCGGAAGTGATCTGGTGA
- a CDS encoding DUF3159 domain-containing protein, producing MTSQPPRESLAQILGGRRGAIDASIPPAAFVLGWLIAGQSIAWGAGVAIGVAVLLGGFRVARGDKARAVVVSLAAVIAAALIALHTGRAEDFFLIQLLSNVASALLWAASIVIRWPLLGVVVGLVIGQKTRWRRDPALLRAYSRASWVWVFLQYTLRVVVYGSLWWSGQVVALGIARTLLSWPLVAVTVAVSGWVLYRTLPPEHPGLRVVEENGDPSDSEPGGLPRT from the coding sequence GTGACCTCACAACCCCCGCGCGAGTCGCTCGCCCAGATCCTCGGCGGGCGGCGTGGCGCCATCGACGCGAGCATCCCGCCCGCGGCCTTCGTCCTCGGCTGGCTGATCGCGGGCCAGTCGATCGCCTGGGGTGCCGGGGTGGCCATCGGGGTGGCGGTGCTGCTCGGCGGGTTCCGGGTCGCGCGCGGCGACAAGGCCCGCGCGGTCGTGGTGAGCCTCGCCGCGGTGATCGCCGCCGCGCTGATCGCCCTGCACACCGGCCGCGCCGAGGACTTCTTCCTCATCCAGCTGCTGTCCAATGTGGCCAGCGCGCTGCTGTGGGCGGCCAGCATCGTGATCCGGTGGCCGCTGCTCGGCGTCGTGGTCGGGCTCGTCATCGGGCAGAAGACCCGCTGGCGCCGTGATCCCGCCCTGCTGCGCGCGTATTCGCGGGCGAGCTGGGTGTGGGTCTTCCTGCAGTACACGCTGCGAGTGGTCGTGTACGGCTCGCTGTGGTGGAGCGGGCAGGTGGTCGCGCTCGGCATCGCGCGGACGCTGCTTTCCTGGCCGCTGGTCGCCGTGACGGTCGCCGTGAGCGGCTGGGTGCTGTACCGGACCCTGCCGCCGGAACACCCCGGTCTGCGGGTCGTGGAGGAGAACGGGGACCCCTCGGATTCCGAGCCCGGTGGGCTGCCCAGGACATAA
- a CDS encoding threonine ammonia-lyase: MELVSIEEIRDAASRVNGAAVRTPLLEQSWAPLWLKPESLQPIGAFKVRGAYNAIAALDEDRRARGVVAFSSGNHAQAVAYAAKRFGIHAVIIVPDVAPRAKVEATKALGAEVIEVPIDRQESSALAVAEERALTMIPPFDHRDVIAGQGTVGLEIAEDLPDAGVVLVPLSGGGLASGVGTAIKALLPGAKVIGVEPELAADTAEGLRAGRRIEWPMDLRARTSADGLRAQPSDLTFAHLQAVLDDVVTVSEEEIREAVRTLAHRARLIAEPSGATATAAFLSHRDALPPGKVVSVVSGGNLDPTTLAALLA; the protein is encoded by the coding sequence ATGGAACTGGTTTCGATCGAGGAAATCCGCGACGCGGCGAGCCGGGTCAACGGCGCCGCGGTGCGCACACCGTTACTGGAACAGTCGTGGGCGCCGTTGTGGCTCAAACCGGAAAGCCTTCAGCCGATCGGCGCCTTCAAGGTGCGCGGCGCCTACAACGCGATCGCCGCGCTGGACGAAGACCGGCGCGCTCGCGGTGTCGTCGCGTTCTCCAGCGGCAACCACGCGCAAGCGGTCGCCTACGCGGCGAAGCGGTTCGGGATCCACGCGGTGATCATCGTCCCGGACGTCGCGCCGCGCGCCAAGGTCGAAGCCACCAAGGCGCTCGGCGCCGAGGTCATCGAGGTCCCGATCGACCGCCAGGAATCCTCCGCGCTCGCCGTCGCCGAGGAGCGGGCGCTCACCATGATCCCGCCGTTCGACCACCGCGACGTCATCGCCGGACAGGGCACCGTCGGCCTGGAGATCGCCGAGGACCTGCCGGACGCGGGTGTCGTGCTCGTCCCGCTCAGCGGCGGCGGGCTGGCCTCGGGCGTCGGCACGGCGATCAAGGCGCTGCTCCCCGGCGCGAAGGTCATCGGCGTCGAGCCCGAACTCGCGGCCGACACCGCCGAGGGCCTGCGCGCGGGCAGGCGGATCGAATGGCCGATGGACCTGCGGGCGCGGACCAGCGCGGACGGTCTGCGCGCCCAGCCGTCGGACCTGACCTTCGCCCACCTCCAGGCCGTGCTCGACGACGTCGTCACCGTTTCCGAGGAGGAAATCCGGGAGGCCGTCCGGACACTTGCGCACCGCGCCCGCCTGATCGCCGAACCGAGCGGGGCCACCGCGACCGCCGCGTTCCTCTCCCACCGCGACGCGCTGCCGCCGGGAAAGGTCGTTTCGGTCGTTTCGGGCGGCAACCTGGACCCGACGACGCTGGCCGCCCTGCTGGCCTGA